The Alphaproteobacteria bacterium genome includes a region encoding these proteins:
- a CDS encoding aminopeptidase P family protein produces MQKLLAKHGSTLDLAALRGLIDGVIAAPQAEDRAAWVQLVTPTASEALTAQLLALEAMMRQERSARDAKPLSYAKRMETLRAELRRRGLAGFIVPRGDEHQGEYVPPCAERLAWLTGFTGSAGLAVVLAEKAAIFVDGRYTLQVRAQADGALYEFHHLTESPASAWCAENLPRGATLGYDPWLHTPLERERFAAAAAKAGGRVEPCESNPIDAVWIGRPAAPIAPVVPHALRYAGKASAEKRAELAAALKASGVDSTVLTAPDSIAWLLNIRGADVPCTPLPLSFAIAHADATVEIFCDPRKLAPGLAEHLGNAVKTSPREAFAVELDRLGSSKLRVQVDPASAAAFIFDRLEQAGAMVVRGPDPCALPKSCKNATELDGTRAAHRRDGAALTRFLAWIKRQAAKGGITEIEAAERLHAIRRTGEFFRGLSFSTIAGAGPNGAIVHYRVTEATSRPIEPGQLFLVDSGAQYLDGTTDVTRTLAIGEPSVEMRDRFTRVLKGHIALARTRFPEGTTGSQLDTVARTALWQAGLDFDHGTGHGVGSFLGVHEGPQRISKVANTVALKPGMIVSNEPGYYKTDAYGIRIENLVVVAPADGVAGAERKMLGFETITLAPIDLDLVELGLLSADEVGWLDDYHIRVRDTLTPLVDEATAGWLAEATRPLST; encoded by the coding sequence ATGCAGAAGCTTCTGGCGAAGCATGGCTCAACACTAGACCTTGCCGCCCTGCGGGGCCTCATCGACGGCGTGATCGCAGCACCACAAGCGGAGGACCGGGCGGCCTGGGTGCAGCTCGTGACACCCACGGCGAGTGAGGCGCTGACGGCACAGCTGCTGGCACTTGAGGCCATGATGCGCCAGGAACGCTCGGCGCGCGATGCGAAGCCTTTGTCCTATGCCAAACGTATGGAAACGCTGCGTGCCGAACTCCGGCGTCGCGGCCTCGCGGGCTTCATCGTGCCGCGAGGGGACGAGCATCAGGGCGAATATGTCCCCCCTTGCGCGGAACGCCTTGCGTGGTTGACCGGCTTCACAGGCTCGGCGGGCCTGGCCGTGGTGCTCGCGGAAAAGGCCGCCATTTTCGTCGACGGCCGCTATACGCTTCAGGTCCGTGCCCAGGCCGACGGTGCGCTCTATGAGTTTCACCATCTGACCGAAAGCCCGGCAAGCGCCTGGTGCGCCGAGAACCTGCCGCGCGGGGCGACCCTCGGCTACGACCCATGGCTCCATACGCCGCTGGAGCGGGAGCGTTTCGCCGCGGCCGCCGCGAAGGCGGGTGGGCGCGTCGAACCATGCGAGAGCAATCCCATCGATGCCGTTTGGATCGGTCGTCCGGCCGCGCCGATCGCACCGGTCGTACCCCATGCATTGCGCTATGCCGGCAAAGCCTCGGCCGAAAAGCGCGCCGAACTTGCGGCGGCGCTGAAGGCGAGCGGGGTCGATTCGACAGTTTTGACGGCCCCGGACTCGATCGCTTGGCTTCTCAACATCCGCGGCGCCGACGTACCCTGCACGCCGCTACCGCTTTCCTTCGCGATCGCTCATGCCGATGCGACGGTGGAAATCTTCTGCGATCCCCGCAAGCTCGCCCCTGGCCTTGCCGAGCATCTCGGCAACGCCGTCAAAACGAGCCCGCGCGAGGCGTTCGCGGTGGAGCTCGATCGACTTGGCTCGAGTAAGTTGCGCGTGCAGGTCGACCCGGCGAGCGCAGCCGCCTTCATCTTCGATCGGCTGGAACAGGCCGGTGCGATGGTCGTTCGCGGGCCCGATCCCTGTGCCTTGCCCAAGTCGTGCAAGAACGCGACGGAGCTTGACGGGACGCGTGCAGCGCATCGGCGCGACGGGGCGGCCCTTACGCGGTTTCTCGCCTGGATAAAGCGCCAGGCGGCGAAGGGTGGGATCACGGAAATCGAGGCGGCAGAGCGGCTGCACGCGATCAGGCGGACGGGCGAGTTTTTCCGCGGCCTTTCATTCTCGACGATCGCAGGTGCCGGGCCGAACGGCGCCATCGTGCATTACCGCGTCACCGAGGCGACCAGCCGTCCGATCGAGCCCGGCCAGCTCTTCCTCGTCGATTCCGGCGCTCAATACCTCGATGGCACGACCGATGTCACCCGCACGTTGGCCATCGGCGAACCGAGTGTCGAAATGCGCGATCGCTTCACCCGCGTGCTCAAAGGGCACATAGCACTCGCGCGCACCCGATTTCCCGAAGGTACAACGGGATCCCAGCTCGACACGGTCGCGCGCACCGCACTCTGGCAGGCTGGCCTCGACTTCGACCACGGCACCGGACACGGCGTCGGAAGCTTCTTGGGCGTGCACGAAGGCCCGCAGCGCATTTCGAAAGTCGCGAACACCGTCGCACTCAAGCCCGGCATGATCGTCTCGAACGAACCCGGCTATTACAAGACAGACGCCTACGGCATCAGGATCGAGAACCTGGTCGTCGTGGCGCCTGCGGACGGCGTTGCCGGGGCCGAGCGCAAGATGCTCGGCTTCGAGACGATCACGCTCGCACCGATCGATCTCGACCTCGTCGAGCTTGGCCTGCTTAGCGCGGATGAGGTGGGATGGCTCGACGATTATCATATCCGCGTGCGGGACACGCTGACCCCGCTGGTCGACGAGGCGACGGCCGGCTGGCTCGCGGAAGCGACGCGCCCGCTCAGCACTTGA
- a CDS encoding outer membrane protein assembly factor BamD: MLACAGLALALFALGACSGDDEKDKYVEEPVNTLYNRGMDALAEQRYPAAAKAFDEVERQHPYSIWATKAQLMSAYALYQDNNYQEAINALTRFIQLHPGNRDIAYAYYLKALSYYEQVTDVERDQTNADQALTSLEELIRRYPDTPYAKDARRKIDLVRDHLAGKELEVGRFYETRGAYVAAISRFKTVVDKYQTTTQVPEALHRLVECYMALGVVDEAKKTAAVLGYNYPRSQWYVDSYQLVENVKVDRDTGVATKNDDSFIAKTWNSINLF, translated from the coding sequence ATGCTCGCGTGCGCAGGCTTGGCCCTTGCGTTGTTTGCGCTCGGCGCTTGCTCCGGCGACGATGAAAAGGATAAGTACGTCGAGGAGCCGGTCAACACTCTTTACAACAGGGGCATGGACGCGTTGGCGGAGCAACGCTACCCGGCGGCGGCCAAGGCGTTCGACGAGGTCGAGCGTCAGCACCCTTATTCGATTTGGGCGACAAAGGCGCAGCTCATGTCCGCCTATGCGCTCTATCAGGACAATAATTATCAAGAGGCCATCAACGCGCTCACCCGGTTCATCCAACTCCATCCGGGCAACCGTGACATCGCCTACGCCTACTACCTCAAGGCGCTCTCCTATTATGAGCAGGTGACCGACGTGGAGCGCGATCAGACCAACGCCGATCAGGCGCTTACCTCGCTCGAGGAGTTGATTCGCCGCTACCCGGATACGCCCTATGCCAAGGACGCACGCCGCAAGATCGACCTCGTAAGAGATCATCTCGCGGGCAAGGAGTTGGAGGTCGGCCGCTTCTATGAGACGCGCGGGGCCTACGTCGCAGCGATCAGCCGCTTTAAGACCGTGGTCGACAAATACCAAACGACGACCCAGGTGCCGGAAGCACTCCATCGCCTCGTCGAATGTTACATGGCGCTTGGCGTCGTCGACGAAGCGAAGAAGACGGCGGCCGTGCTTGGGTACAACTACCCCCGCAGCCAGTGGTACGTCGACAGCTATCAGTTGGTCGAGAACGTCAAAGTCGATCGTGACACCGGTGTAGCAACAAAGAACGACGACTCGTTCATTGCAAAGACCTGGAACTCGATAAACCTCTTCTGA
- a CDS encoding DUF1127 domain-containing protein, whose product MRAVAKKSSVAGNGFARRVAQAMLRAVADWRARQIALAELEGLDNHMLADIGICRGEIPGVIAGTILPHRAVNENEAVKVA is encoded by the coding sequence ATGCGTGCAGTTGCCAAGAAGTCCTCTGTTGCGGGCAACGGGTTTGCCCGAAGGGTTGCCCAGGCGATGTTACGGGCGGTCGCCGATTGGCGCGCGCGTCAGATTGCACTTGCCGAACTTGAAGGTCTCGACAATCACATGCTTGCCGACATCGGGATTTGCCGCGGCGAAATTCCGGGGGTCATTGCGGGGACGATCCTGCCCCACCGGGCGGTGAACGAGAACGAGGCGGTCAAGGTAGCCTGA
- the lpxC gene encoding UDP-3-O-acyl-N-acetylglucosamine deacetylase, whose protein sequence is MLSRNGPSTVLSVDPRGDCNIFQRTLKTPISCSGIGLHSGQKVTMTLLPAEPNTGVAFRRIDLSGGGVKIPATWRHVVDTRMCTTLGAEAPGKHGPVKIGTVEHLLAAVAGCHIDNLVIELNGAEVPVMDGSSAPFVFLIDCAGIVEQAAPRQAIRVLKHVAVGNHEAMASFTPSSGFSISFEIDFEASAVARQEYFVSLQNGAFKNEIARARTFGFVEDVEKLRAAGLALGGSLDNAVVVDGDRVMNPDGLRYENEFVRHKVLDAVGDISLAGAPVIGHFHGFRSGHGMHNKLLRALFADRDAWRLVPFEGREAVSPHSQDRQPMAASA, encoded by the coding sequence ATTTTAAGTCGCAATGGGCCATCGACGGTCCTGAGCGTCGATCCAAGGGGAGACTGTAATATTTTCCAACGAACCCTGAAGACCCCGATCAGTTGCTCGGGCATCGGCTTGCATTCCGGACAGAAAGTCACGATGACGCTATTGCCGGCTGAGCCGAACACCGGCGTCGCTTTCCGTCGCATCGATCTCTCGGGCGGTGGGGTCAAGATCCCCGCCACTTGGCGGCACGTCGTCGATACCCGCATGTGCACCACGCTCGGTGCTGAGGCTCCCGGCAAGCACGGTCCCGTCAAGATCGGCACGGTCGAGCATCTTCTTGCGGCGGTGGCCGGCTGCCACATCGATAATCTCGTCATCGAACTCAATGGGGCCGAGGTTCCGGTCATGGACGGAAGCTCCGCACCGTTTGTGTTCCTGATCGATTGCGCGGGCATCGTCGAGCAGGCTGCACCGAGACAGGCCATTCGAGTGCTGAAGCATGTCGCCGTCGGTAATCACGAAGCCATGGCATCGTTCACGCCGAGCAGTGGGTTCTCGATCAGCTTCGAGATCGATTTCGAGGCGAGTGCCGTGGCGCGCCAGGAATATTTCGTCTCGCTGCAAAACGGCGCGTTCAAGAACGAAATCGCACGAGCGCGCACGTTCGGCTTCGTCGAGGACGTCGAGAAGCTGCGCGCTGCGGGACTGGCCCTCGGCGGCTCGCTCGATAACGCCGTCGTCGTCGACGGAGATCGGGTCATGAATCCGGACGGGTTGCGCTACGAGAACGAATTCGTCCGCCACAAGGTCCTCGACGCCGTAGGGGATATCTCCCTCGCGGGCGCACCTGTCATCGGCCATTTCCACGGCTTCCGCTCAGGCCACGGCATGCATAACAAGTTGTTGCGCGCGCTGTTTGCCGACCGCGACGCGTGGCGCCTCGTTCCGTTCGAAGGTCGTGAGGCCGTTAGTCCGCATAGCCAGGATCGCCAGCCGATGGCGGCGTCCGCCTGA
- a CDS encoding 50S ribosomal protein L11 methyltransferase, whose translation MTPSTWVIAFEVPKAAGAVFADAVGELAASHSCFETADRCGWRFEALVGAEPERAAISVKLALVAAAVGVAPPVVEITHLPRRDWLAENRKQFPPTAIGRFFVHGSYFDGCAPAGSVAIALDAGLAFGSGTHESTRGCLMALDRLARRRRFARPFDLGTGSGILAIAMAKLWRAPVVAADIDPVAVAVARANAARNAVPNLVHGIRSDGVRAPVLRRRRPYDLIVANILARPLERLAPQVAPLLVRPGRLILSGLLTEQIPGVVAAFRAQGLALERRYRLGEWATLVLRKR comes from the coding sequence GTGACCCCCTCCACCTGGGTGATCGCCTTCGAGGTGCCGAAGGCCGCCGGTGCGGTCTTCGCCGACGCGGTCGGTGAGCTCGCCGCAAGCCATAGTTGCTTCGAGACCGCGGACAGGTGTGGCTGGCGCTTCGAAGCCCTCGTGGGTGCGGAGCCCGAGCGGGCCGCCATTTCCGTGAAACTCGCCCTTGTGGCGGCCGCCGTCGGTGTAGCGCCGCCGGTTGTCGAGATCACGCACCTCCCGCGGCGGGATTGGCTCGCCGAGAACCGCAAGCAATTTCCGCCAACCGCGATCGGTCGGTTTTTCGTCCACGGCTCCTATTTCGATGGATGTGCGCCCGCCGGCAGTGTTGCGATTGCACTCGACGCCGGGCTCGCCTTCGGTAGCGGCACGCACGAATCGACGCGCGGATGCCTGATGGCGCTCGACCGGCTTGCGCGCCGCCGCCGCTTCGCTCGCCCTTTCGATCTCGGCACTGGCTCCGGCATTCTCGCAATCGCGATGGCGAAGCTCTGGCGCGCTCCTGTCGTTGCGGCGGACATCGACCCGGTGGCGGTTGCGGTGGCACGCGCGAACGCTGCGCGCAACGCCGTTCCAAATCTCGTGCACGGGATCCGGAGCGACGGGGTGCGCGCACCGGTGCTCAGGCGCCGCCGGCCCTACGATCTGATCGTCGCGAACATCCTGGCCCGGCCGCTCGAGCGGTTGGCCCCGCAAGTCGCACCATTGCTCGTCCGCCCAGGCCGATTGATCTTATCGGGATTGCTTACGGAACAGATTCCGGGTGTGGTTGCCGCTTTTCGCGCTCAAGGCTTGGCGCTTGAGCGTCGTTATCGTCTCGGCGAATGGGCGACCCTGGTCTTGAGGAAGCGTTAG
- the recN gene encoding DNA repair protein RecN, whose translation MLVGLSIRDVVLIERLDLTFRAGLSVLTGETGAGKSILLDALGLALGMRAEFSLIREGARQASVTAVFELLQDHPAWRALDEQGLARDEQLVLRRTLSADGRSRAFVNDQSVSAGLLRELGAQLVEIQAQLDQHGLLDETTHRAALDAFGGDPTVDARVGAAYRDWRRAEKAKTAFEAELANARRDEDYLRHAVAELGQLDAKDGEDVRLAEERQLLMHREQVVECLNAALAALTGDASGAREGVEAQLRSARRQLERGAEKAFGRLDPALAAIDRAILELGEGIAELQAFGTTVEFEPGRLETVDERLHGLRDAARKFQVPVEALSALRSTLASRLAAIEERGDARQHHERAVAEARTAFMTAARALSHARAQAAVRLDAAIAAELPPLKLEKAKFRTRLDALEESEWSADGVERVTFEVATNPGTSLGPIAKIASGGELARFMLALKVVLSRVGATPTLVFDEVDSGIGGAVAAAVGERLARLGQELQVLVVTHSPQVAARGRHHLRVSKTETGRGSARASLTVVEELPSVARREEIARMLSGQSVTDEARAAADSLIAGSAA comes from the coding sequence ATGCTCGTCGGCCTTTCGATCCGGGATGTGGTGCTGATCGAGCGGCTGGATTTGACATTCCGAGCCGGGCTTTCGGTCTTGACGGGGGAAACCGGAGCGGGGAAATCGATCCTCCTCGACGCCCTCGGATTGGCGCTTGGCATGCGCGCGGAATTTTCGCTTATCCGCGAGGGTGCTCGGCAGGCGAGCGTCACGGCCGTGTTCGAGCTGCTCCAAGATCACCCCGCCTGGCGGGCTCTCGACGAGCAGGGACTCGCACGGGACGAGCAACTCGTCCTGCGGCGCACGCTCAGCGCGGACGGTCGTAGCCGGGCCTTCGTGAACGACCAATCCGTGAGTGCTGGCTTGCTGCGCGAGCTCGGCGCCCAACTCGTCGAAATCCAGGCGCAGCTCGATCAGCATGGCCTCCTCGACGAGACGACCCATCGTGCGGCACTCGATGCTTTCGGCGGCGATCCGACGGTCGACGCTCGCGTGGGCGCTGCCTACCGGGATTGGCGGCGCGCCGAGAAGGCCAAGACGGCGTTCGAAGCAGAACTCGCGAACGCACGGCGCGACGAGGATTATTTGCGCCATGCCGTGGCCGAGCTCGGCCAGCTCGATGCCAAGGATGGCGAGGATGTTCGGCTTGCTGAGGAACGCCAGCTTCTCATGCACCGCGAGCAGGTCGTCGAATGCCTGAATGCGGCCCTCGCCGCGCTCACGGGGGACGCATCCGGTGCGCGGGAAGGTGTGGAAGCACAGCTCCGCAGCGCTCGGCGCCAGCTTGAGCGCGGTGCGGAAAAAGCCTTCGGGCGCCTCGATCCGGCCCTCGCCGCGATCGACCGCGCGATCCTTGAACTCGGCGAAGGGATAGCGGAACTGCAGGCCTTTGGAACCACCGTCGAGTTCGAGCCCGGCCGGCTCGAGACGGTCGACGAAAGGCTTCATGGGCTGCGCGATGCGGCACGCAAATTTCAAGTGCCGGTGGAGGCCCTTTCGGCGCTGAGGTCAACGCTCGCGTCGCGCCTTGCTGCGATCGAGGAGCGGGGCGATGCAAGGCAGCACCATGAGCGAGCCGTCGCGGAAGCAAGGACCGCCTTTATGACGGCGGCACGCGCACTCTCTCATGCCCGCGCCCAAGCAGCAGTAAGGCTCGATGCGGCGATCGCCGCAGAATTGCCGCCGCTCAAGCTGGAAAAGGCCAAATTCCGGACTCGGCTCGACGCTCTCGAGGAAAGCGAATGGAGTGCCGATGGTGTAGAGCGCGTCACGTTCGAGGTCGCGACCAATCCGGGCACGTCGCTCGGTCCCATCGCCAAGATCGCATCCGGCGGCGAGCTTGCCCGATTTATGCTTGCGCTCAAGGTGGTCCTGTCGCGCGTGGGCGCAACACCCACCCTCGTCTTCGACGAGGTCGACAGCGGTATCGGCGGTGCGGTCGCGGCAGCGGTCGGGGAACGGCTTGCACGACTGGGGCAGGAGCTGCAGGTTCTCGTCGTCACGCACTCACCGCAGGTCGCCGCACGCGGTCGCCATCACTTGCGCGTGAGCAAAACCGAGACCGGGAGGGGTTCGGCGCGCGCGTCGCTGACCGTGGTCGAGGAGCTGCCGAGTGTCGCCCGACGCGAGGAGATTGCACGTATGCTTTCAGGCCAATCGGTGACCGACGAAGCGCGTGCAGCGGCCGACAGCCTTATCGCCGGCAGTGCGGCGTGA
- the ligA gene encoding NAD-dependent DNA ligase LigA, with the protein MSKGRHDNPVDKLSRAQAEKELGRLAQEIALHDRLYYQEDAPKISDADYDALRRRNEAIEARFPDLVRSDSPSRRIGAAPATGFAKVTHARPMLSLNNAFSEEETNEFMARVRRFLGLGADDPLELVGEPKIDGLSVSARYERGHFVQAATRGDGIVGEDISANLRTVKGVPERLHSTHVPAVLEVRGEVYMTKADFLKLNQHQEKEGKPPFANPRNAAAGSLRQLDPKITASRRLSAFFYADGELSESIASTQWDFLKALRKLGFSTNPIARLCPTVDDALTLYREIGEERAELDYDIDGVVYKVNRFDFQERLGMVSRAPRWALAHKFPAEQATTVLNDITIQVGRTGTLTPVAELEPVTVGGVVVSRATLHNEDEIARKDVRIGDTVIVQRAGDVIPQIVAIVEAKRPKSATPYVFPDECPKCGSLAVREEGEVARRCTGGLICPAQAVERLRHFVSRDAFDIDGLGRKHIEAFYADGLLKSPVDIFRLRERRDDLMAREGWGKQSVENLLQAVEQRRRIGLDRFIYALGIPQVGEATAKLLARTYRTLPAWRQAMIVAEDHASEAYQDLTNIEGIGPSVAEDILNFFAERHNLEVLDRLSREVSAEEFKVPRTTSSPIAGKTVVFTGTLERMTRNEAKARAEALGATVAGSVSKKTDYVVMGADAGSKAAKARELGVEILSEEDWLRLIGG; encoded by the coding sequence ATGAGCAAAGGGCGGCACGATAATCCGGTCGACAAGCTCAGCCGCGCCCAGGCGGAAAAGGAACTTGGTCGCCTTGCGCAGGAAATAGCACTTCACGACCGGCTCTATTATCAGGAGGACGCGCCGAAAATATCGGACGCCGACTACGACGCGCTTCGCCGTCGTAACGAGGCGATCGAGGCGCGCTTTCCCGACCTCGTGCGGTCCGACAGCCCGTCGCGACGGATCGGCGCTGCACCGGCCACGGGCTTTGCCAAGGTCACCCATGCAAGGCCGATGCTGTCGCTGAACAACGCGTTTTCCGAGGAGGAAACGAATGAATTCATGGCGCGGGTGCGCCGCTTCCTCGGCCTCGGTGCCGACGATCCCCTGGAACTCGTCGGCGAGCCCAAGATCGACGGGCTCTCCGTCTCGGCGCGCTACGAGCGGGGGCATTTTGTCCAGGCGGCCACGCGGGGCGACGGCATCGTCGGAGAGGACATCAGCGCCAATCTCCGCACCGTCAAGGGCGTTCCCGAGCGCCTCCACAGCACCCACGTGCCGGCCGTGCTCGAGGTGCGCGGCGAGGTCTACATGACGAAGGCGGATTTCCTTAAGCTCAATCAACACCAGGAGAAGGAAGGCAAGCCGCCCTTCGCCAATCCGCGCAACGCGGCCGCCGGCTCGCTTCGCCAACTCGATCCGAAGATCACCGCGTCGCGACGCCTTTCGGCGTTCTTCTACGCCGACGGCGAGCTGAGCGAGTCGATCGCCTCGACTCAGTGGGATTTCCTGAAGGCCCTCCGAAAGCTCGGCTTCTCCACGAACCCGATTGCGCGCCTCTGCCCGACCGTCGACGACGCCCTGACGCTCTACCGCGAGATCGGCGAGGAGAGAGCCGAACTCGACTACGACATCGACGGGGTCGTCTATAAGGTGAACCGCTTCGATTTCCAGGAGCGGCTTGGCATGGTCAGCCGCGCGCCGCGCTGGGCGCTTGCGCACAAGTTTCCTGCCGAGCAGGCGACCACCGTCCTCAACGACATCACAATCCAGGTCGGGCGGACGGGCACCTTGACACCGGTCGCCGAGTTGGAGCCCGTCACGGTCGGCGGCGTCGTCGTTTCCCGCGCGACCCTCCACAACGAAGACGAGATCGCGCGGAAGGACGTCCGCATCGGCGACACGGTGATCGTGCAGCGCGCCGGCGACGTCATTCCCCAAATCGTGGCAATCGTCGAAGCAAAACGACCCAAAAGCGCCACTCCCTATGTCTTCCCGGACGAATGCCCCAAATGCGGCAGCTTGGCTGTGCGCGAGGAAGGGGAAGTGGCGCGGCGCTGCACGGGTGGTTTGATTTGCCCCGCCCAGGCGGTCGAACGATTGCGCCATTTCGTATCGCGCGACGCCTTCGATATCGACGGGCTCGGGCGCAAGCATATCGAGGCCTTTTACGCCGACGGCCTCCTCAAAAGCCCGGTCGACATCTTCAGGCTCCGCGAACGCCGTGACGACCTTATGGCGCGCGAGGGTTGGGGCAAGCAGTCGGTCGAGAACCTCTTGCAAGCGGTCGAGCAGCGCCGGCGGATCGGGCTCGACCGCTTCATCTACGCCCTGGGTATCCCTCAGGTTGGCGAGGCGACCGCGAAGCTCCTCGCTCGCACCTATCGGACGCTGCCGGCGTGGCGTCAGGCCATGATTGTGGCCGAGGACCATGCCAGCGAGGCCTATCAAGACCTCACCAACATCGAGGGCATCGGCCCTTCGGTCGCCGAGGACATCCTGAATTTTTTCGCCGAGCGGCATAATCTCGAAGTGCTCGACCGGCTGTCGCGCGAAGTGTCGGCGGAGGAGTTCAAGGTCCCGCGCACGACGAGCTCGCCAATCGCGGGGAAGACCGTCGTCTTCACGGGAACACTCGAACGGATGACGCGCAACGAAGCAAAGGCCCGTGCCGAGGCCCTCGGCGCCACGGTCGCCGGCTCGGTTTCAAAGAAAACCGACTACGTCGTCATGGGCGCTGATGCCGGCTCGAAGGCGGCGAAGGCGCGCGAACTCGGTGTCGAGATCCTGTCGGAAGAAGATTGGCTCAGGCTGATCGGCGGCTGA